The nucleotide window ATAAATGCGACATTCAGTACGGCAATCATGGGCGCCAATAAGTGACGGTTATTGCATAAATGAATATGGCCTTGATGATAGAGTGCCGCTCAAGTCGCTGCGACTTgctgtgcaagtttacttgcagcccacgccgaagtacacctataaataggctgCTCGACATCGAGGTAATCCATCTCATTCCGACTATCTCTACTCCACAATTAAGAAaagtactgacttaggcatcggagagttttctgcaggtacccccccttctcctcgagctgacggtcaaactccaggtcaacgttcgagggaagcttctcgattgttcccaggtcagctcccgctccagtccgcattaattgttgggtcaaactcctctacggaatttttcacctccaacaagtggcgccgtctgtgggaaacacttttccctaaaaagtgatggcgggagctgccCCTGACGGGATTCCATTTCTGTCACTGAGGACTGGTAGTGACGAAATTCCTCCCCGCCAGCCTCCAAACGGGTCCATCCCAAGTCCCATCGGCGACCTGAACTTGCCTCCGGCTGACGAAATGCAAGGGCTAAGGCAGGAACTCGAGCAATTGAGGAGGGAAAAGCAGGACCGCGAGGCTCGTCGACGACGAAAACTTGAAAGGTTCCTACAACTCGACAGTGATTCGTCAGACGACGACGCCGTCGGCGACCTCTATCTAATTAACAACGGAGTAGCAAACGTAGGCTCTAGCGGCATTATGGGAGGAATCTCTGGTGGACCCCTCGTCGAGGGGGTGGGAGGCATGGCAAATGGGAGGCAGAACGGAGTTGGAGTAGGCCAATCCAAAAGGGCGCGCAATGAATCGTGGCGCGAAAAGATGGAAAAaatgattgatgcatgcaaacgAGCCGGCCCTCGAGAGCTGGCGACAGAAATCGCAAGAGACGTTGGTAAATCGCCGTTTACCGACGACATTTTAAACGCGGTAAAACCCCGCCGTTTTACCACGCCGTTATTCCACAAATACGACGGAACGACCGATCCGGTAGACCATATCAAGGGGTACAAGCAACAGATGTCCATCGAGACAACCGACGAGAAACTAATGTGCAAGATCTTCCCTTCTAGTCTCACGGGGCCGGCGTCAACATGGTTTCAAGACCTCAAGCCGCATTCCATACCAGATTTCGACACATTGAGCCGCGCTTTCATTGCACAATAATTCTGCAATCGCAAGCAAAAGAAGGATATGGCGACTCTGTTTAGTACCAAGTAAAAGCCGGGAGAAAAAGTAGGGAAATTTTTCGAAAGGTTTAAAGCCGAAATGCGCCATGTTAACTGTGATCCCCAGTTTGCTGCGATCGCCTTCCGAGAGGGGTTGCTTTTGGGGACACCATTATACGAAAGTTTGTTGCGGGATCCGCCAAAAGACATGGATGACGTTATCACAAGGGTTGAGGGAGAGATCAGAATTGAAAGGGCCAAAGAGGCACGCGAGGCTCGTTACACCAGCGTTGTTGCCTCCGGCGATGAAAGAAGGCAAAATAGAGGTAACCACCCCGGCGTAAGGACGGACAACCGACACCACTACGAGGCAAAGCCTCGAACTCGCCCACCGAAGGAATGGTTCACCTTAAGCCCTACGGCCACATTCAGGAAACACCAACATGAAGGGCTCTTCACTAAACCCTCACCTCAACCAGAGTCAAGAGACGCATTCGAACGGACCAAAAATTGCCCTCTCCACGAGGCGTTCGGGCACGGGTTGTCCAAATGCGAAGCGCTGCGGCCATCCATCTCAGAGTTAATGAAGGCAGGGAAGTTGCGTGAATACCAATCCAACAACCATGCCGATGGAGAAAGGGCAGCAGACAAGGTTGAAAGCAGAATCCCAGCAAAAGGCACGGAACCGATCATCAGAGAAATATTGGCCATACATGGAGCCCCTTATACCGCTGTGGAGGAGGAAGTGCGCTTAAGGTCGGAAACCCGCCAAGCAGAAAAGATTCGTCGAGTATGCCAGATCACTGATAGCCCCTTGGTGGGGCAGAACTTGGCCCCCACATCGGTAATTAGTTTCTCCGCAGCAGACACCGTTGGCATCCAGTTTCCCCACTGGGATGCCTTGGTGGTGTCAACCCAAATCGCGGACGCCCTCGTGCGACGGATAATGGTTGACGCCGGGAGCAGCGCCGATGTCATATTCTGGGAAGCATTTGAGCAGCTCGGATTAGACAAAACGCTCATCCATCCCAGCAGGGCCCCGTTGACGGCCTTTGAAGGTTCCGAAGTATGGCCTGTGGGCGGGATTTCATTACCAGTGACGACGGGAGGGAAAACTGTGGAGGTCGATTTCGTCATTGTCAAAAGGTCATCGGCCTACAATGCCATCCTAGGCAGGGATTGGCTCCATAGGATGGGAGTCGAGGCTTCAACTAGGTGTCAGGTACTCAAGTTTATTTCTGATGACGGCCAACAGGTGATATCGGTTCGAGGCGATCAACTGCTCTCCAAGAAGTTGTATGCCATGGAAATCAAACGCTCTCCGCCGCCAAAGAAGGGTGAGGAGGATCCATCAGCATAGCAATTAACGGAGGACCTGCCAGAAGATGAGGAGCTTGAACCCGAACCAGCGACCACTGAGCCACTTCGAGAAGAAGCCCTCGACGCTTCTGGCCATAGGAAGGTACTGGTAGGCACCCTCCAAACTGAAGAGGAACGAGCTCGTTTATTGCAATTCCTGAGCGAAAATCAGGATGTGTTCGCATGGTCACACAAGGATATGCCTGGGATCAACCCGGGTGTCGCATGTCACAAGTTAAATATAGACCTAAGCTTCAAGCCTTACAGGCAGCGTCAACGACGTTTCGCCCCCGAGAGGAATAAGATTATCAGTGACGAGATTGACCGCCTCCTTGAGGTAGGCTTTATACGTGAAGTATGGTGCCCAACTTGGGTCTCAAACGTGGTGGTAGTATGAAAGAAGAATGGAAAATGGCGAGTGTGTGTAGATTATTCGAATCTAAATAAGGCATGCCCTAAAGATTGTTATCCGCTCCCCAAGATTGACCAACTCGTGAACGCGACTGCCGGGTGTGAGCGTCTATCTTTCTTGGATGCATATTCCGGTTATAACCAGATACCTATGGCCcctgaagatcaagagaaaacaGCGTTCATTTCAGAACGAGGCCTGTATTGCTATACAGTCATGCCGTTCGGCCTCACCAACGCCGGTGCGACCTATCAGAGGCTCGTTAATCGAATGTTCAAAGATTTACTTGGGAAAACCATGGAAGTTTACATCGATGACATGGTCGTTAAAAGTAAGCATCGGAAGAATCACATAGAGCATTTACGGGAAGCATTCGAGATACTAAGGCAGTATGGCATGAGGCTCAACCCGACCAAATGCGCGTTTGGGGTATCATCAGGACAGTTTTTGGGACATCTTGTGAGTAAAAGGGGGATTGAGCTGAACCCAGAGAAGGACGAAGCCATCGTGCAAATGCGCGACCCAGAGACGAAAGAGGATATACAAATGTTAACCGGTCGTATCGCCGCATTGAGTCGCTTTATTTCTCGGCTAACGGACCGATGTAAACCCTTCTTCCGTGCATTAAAAAATAAGCAAGCCAACTTTTGGGGACCAGAGCAGTCAGAAGCGTTGGCTAAATTGAAAAAATACCTATCTGGCAGACAGTTTCTCTCTGTGCCCCGCGATGGAGAGCCCCTCTGCATTTACTTGGCAATATCAGATGTGGCAACAAGCGCCGCTTTGTTCAGGGAAGAGGGATATCGGCAAGAACCCATAGCCTATACGAGCCGCAGCCTCCTGGATGCCAAAACAAGGTACTCCTCGTCCGAAAAAGTAATCCTCGCCCTGGTTACGGCAAAAAGGAAGTTGCGATAATACTTCGACGGGCATAGCATCACAGTATACACCAATTTGCCGATTCGTGCCATCCTGTCAAAACCAGACACATCCGGAAGAATGGCCAAATGGGCAATCGAGCTAAGTGAATTCGACATTACATATAAGCCAAGGTCGGCGCTCAAGGGTCAGGCGTTAGCAGATTTCTTGGTTGAGGGTCACTTCCCAGCATCGATCCCTGAGATCTCGTGGCAGGACCCATTTTGGGAGATGCACGTCGACGGTGCATCCAATTTCTCAGGAGCAGGGGCAGGAATTTTACTTCAAAGTTCCGAGGATGTCCAGATCGAGTGCGCGGTTCATCTCAATTTTCCGGCATCAAACAACGTGGCTGAATATGAAGCTTTGGTAACGGGCTTAACCTTGGCAAAGAAGCTGCGAATCCGACGCTTGCAGGTATATTCCGACTCACAACTAGTTGTCAGCTTGTCTAATGACGACTACGCCGCCAAGGACAGACGTATGTCCAGTTACCAAGACTTGGTTCGAGATTTGATGCGCGGATTCGAGCAACTTTCACTGGTCAAAGTACCTCGTGAGAAGAATTCCCGTGCGGATGAGTTGGCTAAGGCCGCTTCAGGTTGCACGGAGGTCATCAACATCGTTAAGATCGAGGTGCTCGAAGGACCAAGCATTGAAGGGAACAAGCCGCAACGACAAGTCATGGCGGTCGACTCAGTTCCGAACGACTGGAGAGGTCAAATTGTGAATTACCTTGAATTTGGCATACAACCAGACGATCCAATTGAGGCCAGAAAACTCAGGATGAAGGCTG belongs to Rosa chinensis cultivar Old Blush chromosome 4, RchiOBHm-V2, whole genome shotgun sequence and includes:
- the LOC112198869 gene encoding uncharacterized protein LOC112198869, whose amino-acid sequence is MAKWAIELSEFDITYKPRSALKGQALADFLVEGHFPASIPEISWQDPFWEMHVDGASNFSGAGAGILLQSSEDVQIECAVHLNFPASNNVAEYEALVTGLTLAKKLRIRRLQVYSDSQLVVSLSNDDYAAKDRRMSSYQDLVRDLMRGFEQLSLVKVPREKNSRADELAKAASGCTEVINIVKIEVLEGPSIEGNKPQRQVMAVDSVPNDWRGQIVNYLEFGIQPDDPIEARKLRMKAVRYLVVEDELFKRSFSEPHLRCLGPSQARLVLKEIHEGSCRAHLGGRTLAHKILSQGYYWPYLSREAEQYAKKCQQCQRHAPVSHSPAEELHALSGPRPFARWGMDIVGPLPTAPGGFKYALLATDYHTKWVEADSYATITGETVATFTWRNIICRFGIPRYIICDNGT
- the LOC112198868 gene encoding uncharacterized protein LOC112198868; its protein translation is MRHVNCDPQFAAIAFREGLLLGTPLYESLLRDPPKDMDDVITRVEGEIRIERAKEAREARYTSVVASGDERRQNRGNHPGVRTDNRHHYEAKPRTRPPKEWFTLSPTATFRKHQHEGLFTKPSPQPESRDAFERTKNCPLHEAFGHGLSKCEALRPSISELMKAGKLREYQSNNHADGERAADKVESRIPAKGTEPIIREILAIHGAPYTAVEEEVRLRSETRQAEKIRRVCQITDSPLVGQNLAPTSVISFSAADTVGIQFPHWDALVVSTQIADALVRRIMVDAGSSADVIFWEAFEQLGLDKTLIHPSRAPLTAFEGSEVWPVGGISLPVTTGGKTVEVDFVIVKRSSAYNAILGRDWLHRMGVEASTRCQVLKFISDDGQQVISVRGDQLLSKKLYAMEIKRSPPPKKGEEDPSA